A stretch of the Lolium perenne isolate Kyuss_39 chromosome 3, Kyuss_2.0, whole genome shotgun sequence genome encodes the following:
- the LOC127341321 gene encoding cell number regulator 8, with protein MGAAADSHEEASPLLPPPAADEKQLPPPQDPVKGCADGVPVVMGEPVAAPPRETWDTGLLSCLGRNDQFCSSDVEVCLLGTVAPCVLYGSNVERLAAAPGTFANSCLPYTGLYMLGNSLFGWNCLAPWFSHPTRTAIRRRYNLEGNFEAFTKQCGCCSGLAEDEESREHLEVACDLATHYLCHPCALCQEGRELRRRVPHPGFNGLSVFVMMPPTEQTMGRAM; from the exons ATGGGCGCCGCCGCCGACAGCCACGAGGAGGCCAGCCCCCTCCTGCCCCCGCCCGCAGCGGACGAGAAGCAGCTCCCCCCGCCGCAGGACCCCGTCAAGGGCTGCGCCGACGGGGTCCCCGTCGTCATgggcgagcccgtcgccgccccgCCGCGGGAGACCTGGGACACCGGCCTCCTCTCCTGCCTCGGCCGCAACGACCAGTTCTGCAGCAGCGACGTCGAAGTCT GTCTTCTTGGAACCGTAGCCCCGTGTGTGCTGTATGGAAGCAATGTTGAGAGGCTTGCAGCTGCACCAGGAACTTTTGCAAACAGCTGCCTGCCGTACACCGGCCTCTACATGCTTGGGAACTCCCTCTTTGGGTGGAACTGCCTAGCTCCATGGTTCTCTCATCCCACTCGTACAGCTATTCGTCGAAGATACAATCTTGAG GGTAACTTTGAGGCTTTCACTAAGCAATGTGGGTGCTGCAGCGGCCTTGCCGAGGATGAGGAGAGTCGTGAGCACCTAGAGGTCGCCTGCGACCTTGCAACCCACTACTTGTGTCACCCTTGTGCCCTCTGCCAGGAGGGGCGTGAGCTGCGCCGCAGAGTTCCCCACCCCGGCTTCAACGGGCTGTCCGTCTTTGTCATGATGCCACCCACGGAGCAGACTATGGGGCGTGCGATGTGA